One stretch of Myxococcales bacterium DNA includes these proteins:
- a CDS encoding iron ABC transporter permease, whose translation MLLTRRRYVSVLLSMLLLLIASSWCSLLFGPSELAPGEVWKVLFEAGDSGAAGDIVLRIRLPRTVLALLVGASLSVSGVVFQALLRNPLADPFVLGVSGGAALGGIVALTIGSAMGFGYAVVPPAAFAGALLTTALLYLIAGAGNHVSANSLLLTGVVFNAFASAAIVFLASIAGLTESSRIFLWLIGNLSAARSDVAPWVAVFLMLGLASSGALARSLNLLILGDEPAEQLGVPTELHKRILLLATSLMVGAAVSVAGLVGFVGLIIPHLLRLCFGPDHRLLIPAAALGGGAFLVICDTVARTMLGGRELPVGAITALVGGPLFLFLLRRQHQRIFAP comes from the coding sequence ATGCTGCTGACCCGCAGGCGATACGTCAGCGTGCTCCTTTCCATGTTGCTGCTCCTGATTGCGAGCAGCTGGTGCTCCCTGCTCTTTGGACCGAGTGAACTTGCGCCCGGGGAGGTATGGAAGGTGCTGTTCGAAGCCGGGGATTCCGGGGCCGCGGGTGACATTGTATTGCGTATCCGCCTGCCGCGAACGGTGCTTGCGCTGCTCGTCGGGGCATCGCTCTCGGTGTCGGGGGTTGTCTTTCAAGCGCTGCTGCGAAACCCCCTTGCGGATCCCTTTGTGCTGGGGGTTTCGGGCGGTGCCGCGCTCGGGGGAATCGTCGCCCTCACGATCGGGAGCGCCATGGGATTTGGCTATGCGGTCGTTCCCCCGGCGGCTTTTGCAGGGGCGCTACTCACGACAGCACTTCTATACCTGATCGCCGGTGCCGGAAACCACGTGTCGGCCAACAGCCTGTTGCTCACGGGAGTTGTGTTCAACGCTTTTGCATCCGCCGCAATCGTATTTCTGGCATCGATCGCAGGACTCACGGAAAGTTCGCGCATCTTCTTGTGGTTGATTGGGAACCTCTCCGCCGCCCGCAGCGACGTTGCGCCTTGGGTCGCGGTGTTTCTGATGCTGGGCCTCGCGAGTTCCGGGGCCCTCGCCCGCAGCTTGAATTTGTTGATTCTGGGCGACGAGCCGGCGGAACAACTGGGTGTTCCGACCGAACTCCACAAACGGATCTTGTTGCTCGCGACGTCCCTGATGGTCGGCGCCGCGGTTTCGGTGGCGGGGCTGGTGGGTTTCGTGGGCTTGATCATTCCGCATCTATTGCGCCTGTGCTTCGGCCCCGACCACCGACTCTTGATCCCGGCGGCGGCGCTCGGCGGCGGCGCGTTTCTGGTGATTTGCGACACGGTCGCGAGGACGATGTTGGGGGGCCGAGAGCTTCCGGTTGGCGCCATCACGGCACTGGTGGGTGGCCCGCTGTTCCTGTTTCTCTTGCGCCGTCAGCATCAACGGATCTTCGCCCCATGA
- a CDS encoding response regulator, with translation MSSQHYLNVLVVDRDEESNLAIKNVLAEDGHRVTALSDASQIPSEIRDNRYQIVVLDVSPGTGGAEALEAIRAQDSDLCVIATTGIASVEAAVATMKNQAFHYLQKPIDADEFRAVLNDAITEKGLLIDLETRLNSVVGGRIRELRHSRPLTLKQLANRTGLSVSLISQIELGKSAASMSTLHKLATSLQTRMTYFFETV, from the coding sequence ATGAGCAGCCAGCATTACTTGAATGTTCTCGTTGTTGATCGTGACGAAGAATCCAATCTCGCCATCAAGAACGTTTTGGCCGAAGACGGCCATCGCGTGACCGCACTCTCGGACGCATCCCAGATTCCATCCGAAATCCGGGACAATCGCTACCAGATCGTGGTCCTCGACGTATCGCCCGGAACGGGTGGCGCAGAGGCCCTCGAGGCGATTCGCGCCCAGGACAGCGACCTCTGCGTGATTGCCACTACCGGTATCGCGTCAGTGGAAGCCGCAGTCGCGACCATGAAGAACCAAGCGTTCCACTATCTCCAGAAGCCTATTGATGCCGACGAATTCCGCGCCGTGCTGAACGACGCCATCACGGAGAAGGGTTTGCTCATCGATCTCGAAACCCGTCTCAACTCGGTCGTGGGCGGTCGCATCCGCGAATTGCGCCACTCGCGCCCGCTGACCCTCAAGCAGCTCGCCAACCGCACCGGCCTTTCGGTGAGCCTGATTTCTCAAATCGAACTCGGCAAGAGCGCAGCCTCGATGTCGACGCTCCACAAGCTCGCAACGTCGCTCCAGACTCGAATGACCTACTTCTTCGAGACCGTATAG
- a CDS encoding ABC transporter ATP-binding protein has product MTQSSPQRHLQSRTLSFHSVCVEFGKRRVLDDVSFEVNPGEIVGLVGHNGSGKTTLVRLATRVLAPLSGSVALGGRPIGEFSRAELARSLATVPQDTTLPYPFTALEVVLMGRAPHQPLLGLDRPSDIALARSVLERLDIQDLAEQSILTLSGGERQLVMFARALAQEPEILLLDEPTAFLDLRHRIDLLTAVRERVDNGGSALVISHDLDLVARVSDRLILLAEGRIAAQGRPSEVLDPAVLERAFGIEADVVRAPDGSPLVVPRLAGAARPPTR; this is encoded by the coding sequence ATGACGCAATCAAGTCCGCAACGGCACTTGCAATCCAGAACCCTGTCCTTCCACTCCGTGTGCGTGGAGTTTGGCAAGCGGCGCGTCCTCGACGACGTCAGCTTCGAAGTCAACCCCGGCGAAATCGTCGGACTCGTGGGTCATAATGGATCGGGCAAGACGACTCTGGTCAGACTCGCAACTCGGGTGTTGGCACCGCTGTCGGGGAGTGTCGCGCTGGGGGGGCGGCCGATTGGCGAGTTTTCCCGGGCCGAACTCGCGCGTTCTCTCGCCACGGTGCCCCAGGACACGACGCTCCCATATCCCTTCACGGCACTCGAAGTCGTGCTGATGGGGCGCGCGCCCCATCAGCCACTGTTGGGACTCGACCGGCCGAGCGATATTGCCCTGGCGAGGTCCGTGCTCGAGCGACTCGACATTCAGGATCTGGCCGAGCAATCGATCCTCACGCTTTCGGGGGGCGAGCGACAGCTCGTCATGTTTGCCCGGGCGCTCGCCCAGGAGCCCGAGATTTTGTTGCTCGACGAACCCACGGCCTTTCTCGATCTGCGTCATCGGATCGATCTTCTCACCGCTGTTCGCGAGCGGGTGGACAACGGCGGCTCCGCATTGGTGATCTCCCACGATCTCGATCTGGTCGCCCGGGTGTCGGACAGGCTGATTCTGCTGGCCGAGGGCCGCATTGCCGCGCAGGGTCGGCCGAGCGAAGTACTCGACCCCGCCGTGCTCGAGCGGGCCTTTGGGATCGAAGCGGATGTCGTTCGAGCACCCGACGGGTCGCCATTGGTCGTACCCCGTCTAGCCGGCGCGGCCCGACCCCCGACTCGTTAG
- the eno gene encoding phosphopyruvate hydratase, which translates to MVVEVTITDVQGFEILDSRGNPTLSVEVTTSDGSRGIAAVPSGASTGAREALELRDGDKDRYLGKGVLAAISHVNGELAKLVIGTKLAGLDEQAALDRRLIDCDGSEAKSRLGANAILGVSLAAAHAAADAGGVPFYRFIDNNAHVLPAPMMNVINGGAHADNNVDLQEFMLYPLGAPSFREALRWGAEVFHALKDIINQKGYSTAVGDEGGFAPDLSSNREAIELVMTAIESAGYRPGVDISIALDPASSEFYKDGRYVLAGENETRTSAQMIEFWKDWISNYPVVSIEDGLAETDWAGWSALVKEVGDRVQIVGDDLFVTNPSILKRGIEEQAANSILIKLNQIGTLSETLEAIAMAKAAGFSSVISHRSGETEDTTIADLAVGTGVGQIKTGSLCRSERVAKYNRLLRIEAELGDRAVYAGASCLSGAAGST; encoded by the coding sequence ATGGTGGTGGAAGTCACGATTACCGATGTTCAAGGATTCGAGATCCTGGACTCGCGGGGCAACCCCACGCTCTCTGTCGAAGTCACTACCTCGGACGGGAGCCGGGGAATTGCCGCCGTACCCTCCGGCGCCTCGACCGGCGCGCGCGAAGCGCTCGAACTCCGCGATGGAGACAAGGATCGCTATCTCGGCAAGGGCGTGCTCGCCGCCATATCCCACGTCAACGGCGAACTCGCGAAGCTGGTAATAGGAACCAAGCTTGCGGGCCTGGACGAGCAAGCGGCGCTCGACCGCAGGCTGATCGATTGCGACGGCAGCGAAGCCAAGTCGCGTCTCGGCGCCAACGCAATCCTCGGGGTTTCCCTCGCCGCGGCCCACGCCGCCGCGGACGCCGGGGGCGTGCCCTTCTATCGCTTCATCGACAACAACGCCCACGTGTTGCCCGCACCGATGATGAACGTGATCAACGGGGGTGCCCACGCGGACAACAACGTCGACCTGCAAGAGTTCATGCTCTATCCCCTGGGCGCGCCGAGTTTCAGGGAAGCGTTGCGTTGGGGTGCGGAGGTCTTCCACGCCCTCAAGGACATCATCAACCAAAAGGGCTACTCGACCGCGGTCGGGGACGAAGGCGGCTTTGCGCCGGACCTCAGCAGCAACCGCGAAGCCATCGAACTGGTGATGACTGCGATCGAGTCGGCGGGCTACCGCCCTGGTGTCGACATCTCGATCGCTCTCGACCCTGCATCGAGCGAGTTCTACAAAGACGGCCGCTACGTCCTCGCCGGCGAAAACGAGACCAGGACTTCAGCGCAGATGATCGAATTCTGGAAGGATTGGATTTCCAATTATCCCGTGGTGTCGATCGAAGACGGCCTGGCGGAAACCGACTGGGCGGGTTGGTCCGCGTTGGTCAAAGAGGTGGGGGACCGAGTGCAGATCGTGGGCGACGATCTCTTCGTCACAAACCCGAGCATCTTGAAGCGCGGCATCGAAGAGCAGGCCGCCAACTCGATCCTCATCAAGCTGAACCAGATCGGAACCCTCAGCGAAACCCTGGAAGCCATCGCGATGGCGAAGGCAGCGGGCTTTTCGTCGGTGATCTCGCACCGTTCGGGGGAGACCGAGGACACGACCATTGCCGACCTCGCCGTGGGGACCGGTGTCGGACAGATCAAGACGGGCTCACTGTGCCGCTCCGAGCGCGTTGCCAAGTACAACCGTTTGCTCCGCATCGAAGCCGAACTCGGCGATCGGGCGGTCTACGCCGGCGCGAGCTGTCTGTCGGGCGCCGCGGGCTCAACGTGA
- a CDS encoding alpha/beta hydrolase: MAELQQQRWKRLLLRTVLVMLVLAVAGLSITLGMRRSAQKRIAEATKIAVPPGIDSLEKVRLGGVDQWILIRGHDASDEVLLFVHGGPGVPNMPLSHLNADLEKRFVVVQWDQRGAGKSFSTSVPPEAMKIDQFVSDARALTQRLIERFDKDKIYLLGHSWGSVVGAKTAARYPELFNAYIGVSQVTNVMETQKLLYERTLETAKSEYNASAVADLEAIGAPPFARPDDHLLACEWLAKFQDRSMVAKWKVVGEMVSSPYYSIGDLNRFRKGMRFSLDHLWEPLGDVDLFEEIRSFEVPVVFIQGRKDPLIPGELIDRYFSSLVAPRGKTLVWLEDAGHMPHFEEPGAFQRAVLNAVDRLTGDHSNEQFATGVPESSCDSERASTSS; this comes from the coding sequence ATGGCTGAACTCCAGCAACAAAGATGGAAACGTCTCTTGCTGCGAACGGTCCTGGTGATGCTCGTACTTGCGGTCGCCGGTCTGAGCATCACGTTGGGTATGCGCCGCTCGGCGCAAAAGCGCATTGCTGAGGCCACCAAGATCGCCGTACCGCCCGGCATCGATTCGCTTGAAAAGGTAAGGCTTGGCGGAGTCGACCAGTGGATCCTTATCCGGGGACACGACGCCTCCGACGAGGTACTGCTGTTTGTTCACGGCGGGCCAGGTGTGCCCAACATGCCGCTGTCCCACCTGAACGCGGATCTGGAGAAACGATTTGTGGTCGTTCAGTGGGATCAGAGAGGCGCCGGGAAGTCTTTTTCCACCTCCGTTCCGCCTGAGGCGATGAAGATCGACCAGTTCGTTTCCGATGCCCGAGCTCTGACACAGCGCCTGATCGAGAGGTTTGATAAAGACAAGATCTACTTACTGGGGCACTCGTGGGGATCGGTTGTCGGGGCCAAGACAGCGGCGAGGTATCCGGAGCTCTTCAACGCCTACATCGGCGTGAGCCAGGTAACCAATGTCATGGAAACGCAGAAGTTGCTCTATGAGAGAACGCTAGAGACAGCAAAGTCGGAGTACAACGCCTCCGCCGTTGCCGATCTTGAAGCGATCGGTGCACCCCCGTTTGCGCGGCCGGACGACCATCTCCTCGCCTGCGAATGGCTGGCGAAATTCCAAGACCGTTCGATGGTCGCGAAATGGAAGGTGGTAGGCGAGATGGTCAGCTCTCCGTACTATTCAATTGGCGACCTGAACCGATTTCGAAAAGGAATGCGCTTTTCGTTAGACCATCTCTGGGAGCCGCTCGGGGACGTGGACCTGTTCGAAGAGATTCGATCGTTTGAAGTCCCCGTGGTGTTCATCCAGGGGCGCAAAGATCCACTCATCCCCGGCGAGCTGATCGATCGATATTTTAGCTCGCTCGTCGCACCTCGAGGGAAAACGTTGGTCTGGCTGGAGGACGCCGGGCACATGCCGCACTTCGAAGAGCCCGGTGCCTTTCAACGTGCCGTTTTGAACGCAGTCGATCGGTTGACGGGGGATCATTCCAATGAGCAATTTGCTACTGGGGTGCCCGAATCATCGTGCGATTCCGAAAGGGCCTCAACCTCATCATAA